The Brachyhypopomus gauderio isolate BG-103 chromosome 1, BGAUD_0.2, whole genome shotgun sequence genome includes a window with the following:
- the tp53bp2a gene encoding apoptosis-stimulating of p53 protein 2a isoform X8, whose translation MRYENKMMPMFLTVYLSNNDQHFTEVPITPETICRDVVDLCKEPGEVDCHLAEVWRGSERAMGEGERMLELLQRWGARRGEVRFFLRHDRAPGGREAGNTRGVDQKRNGVKGPADRRMENGVAAPRMDMTLAELQEMAARQQQQIEAQQQLLASKEQRLRHLKQQDQRQQQQAAEQEKLQRLRDNVQKQEARLKKVRALKGQVEQKRISNGKLVEEIEQMNNLFQQKQRELVVAVSKVEELSRQLEMLKNGKMDALHDNQSSVAELDRLYRELQLRNTMNQEQNVKLQQQRENLNKRNQEVAAMDKRVGELRDRLWKKKAALQQKENLPNDFPVKEKPSKDAPVKVPPDGQAPPSVVPSRVAAVGPYIQSSTMPRGSVRQELPVKPTYPDGTSTLPAQERGVALAQGKLAAGLQPTKWGGPGSEPISTHAASTLPRVASQGAAEQDDAEVLIRAQLQDRRARPVSMFEAAEPPAATLRKNQSSDDLVRDAQNGVKTMVKVPPPVPSKPRQVNLPSGVQMENSKLSLKSKPSNQQQGPHGRAALTPSQSSTLPLPSKQEAPPAATVRPFTPELPGAKDPGGQALPKPQTLAASSIYSMYTKQPGKGLQPGVQGALSRSQNRNNFVSMYSKPLIPPGPQPQHVENPYLERPGGADAETASVGNGGPAPENQEPERVPRPLSPTKLLPFISNPYRNQSDVDLEALRKKLYNAPRPLKKRSSITEPEGPAGPNIQKLLYQKTTLAAMETTVTSPGPAEEEVATLPDPVVPEGPVPEEEPERPRSDPPAPVTVLRIDGEDFVPPPPPPHPAPRPEDALLPPPPPPVMEDQVLGLPLPSDGYAEEFPPYPPPPYPSGAEQEALGEDTFSMKPPEITGQVPLPPGKRTNLRKAGSDRIDHNMRVKFNPLALLLDSSLEGEFDLVQRIIYEVEDPSQANDEGITALHNAVCAGHTEIVKFLVQFGVNVNAADSDGWTPLHCAASCNNVQVCKFLVESGAAVFATTYSDMQTAADKCEEMEEGYTQCSQFLYGVQEKMGIMNRGVVYALWDYGSEEGDELQFGEGDCMTVLRREDEDEVEWWWARMGDREGYVPRNLLGLYPRIKPRQRSLA comes from the exons ATGTTTCTGACCGTGTACCTCAGTAACAATGACCAGCATTTTACGGAGGTGCCCATCACCCCAGAGACGATCTGCCGTGACGTGGTGGACCTGTGTAAGGAGCCCGGAGAAGTGGACTGCCACCTGGCTGAGGTCTGGAGAGGCTCTG aGCGGGcgatgggagagggagagaggatgcTGGAGTTGCTGCAGCGTTGGGGGGCACGCAGGGGCGAGGTGCGCTTCTTCCTGCGACACGACCGCGCGCCCGGGGGCCGAGAGGCAG GGAATACCAGGGGCGTAGATCAGAAGAGGAACGGTGTTAAGGGACCGGCTGATAGGAGGATGGAGAACGGG GTGGCCGCCCCACGGATGGACATGACTCTGGCTGAGCTGCAGGAGATGGCCGCCCGGCAACAGCAGCAGATCGAGGCCCAGCAACAGCTCCTGGCCTCCAAG GAGCAACGTCTGCGCCACCTGAAGCAGCAGGACCAGAGGCAGCAACAGCAGGCGGCCGAGCAGGAGAAGCTGCAGCGTCTCCGCGATAACGTGCAGAAGCAGGAGGCCCGGCTGAAGAAGGTGCGCGCCCTGAAGGGCCAGGTGGAGCAGAAGCGCATCAGCAACGGCAAACTGG tggagGAGATCGAGCAGATGAACAACCTGTTCCAGCAGAAGCAGCGTGAGCTGGTGGTGGCCGTGTCTAAAGTGGAGGAGCTCAGCAGGCAGCTGGAGATGCTGAAGAACGGCAAAATGGATGCTCTCCACGACAACCAGAGCTCTGTTGCTGAACTGGATCGCCTCTACAGAGAACTTCAG CTGAGGAACACCATGAACCAGGAGCAGAACGTCAAGCTGCAACAGCAGCGCGAGAACCTGAACAAGCGCAACCAGGAGGTGGCCGCCATGGACAAGCGTGTGGGCGAGCTCCGTGACCGCCTCTGGAAGAAGAAGGCGGCCCTGCAGCAAAAGGAGAACCTACCG AATGACTTTCCGGTTAAGGAGAAGCCTTCCAAAGACGCCCCCGTCAAG GTGCCTCCCGACGGCCAGGCGCCTCCGTCGGTGGTTCCGTCCCGGGTTGCGGCGGTGGGGCCGTACATCCAGTCGTCCACCATGCCCCGTGGCTCGGTGAGGCAGGAGCTGCCGGTCAAGCCCACCTACCCCGACGGCACGTCCACGCTGCCTGCTCAAGAAAGGGGCGTGGCCCTCGCCCAGGGGAAACTTGCCGCAG GGCTGCAGCCAACGAAGTGGGGTGGCCCCGGTTCAGAGCCCATCTCCACCCATgctgcctccaccctcccccgCGTGGCGAGCCAAGGCGCGGCCGAGCAAG ATGACGCGGAGGTGCTGATACGGGCTCAGCTTCAGGACCGTAGGGCACGCCCGGTCTCCATGTTCGAGGCCGCCGAACCACCGGCTGCAACCTTGCGCAAGAATCAAAGCAGCGACGACCTCGTCAGGGACGCCCAG AATGGCGTTAAAACCATGGTCAAGGTTCCGCCTCCGGTGCCGAGCAAACCCAGGCAGGTCAATCTGCCCTCCGGTGTTCAGATGGAGAACAGCAAGCTGTCCCTCAAGAGCAAGCCGTCCAATCAGCAGCAAGGCCCCCATGGCCGTGCTGCCCTTACCCCCTCGCAGAGCAGCACCTTGCCCCTGCCCTCCAAGCAGGAGGCCCCGCCGGCTGCCACCGTGCGGCCCTTCACCCCAGAGCTCCCGGGGGCAAAGGATCCGGGCGGGCAGGCCTTGCCCAAACCTCAGACGCTGGCGGCCAGCTCCATCTACTCCATGTATACGAAGCAGCCGGGCAAGGGCCTCCAACCGGGGGTGCAGGGGGCCCTGAGCCGCTCCCAGAACCGCAACAACTTCGTCAGCA tgtacTCGAAGCCGTTGATTCCACCTGGCCCACAGCCGCAGCACGTAGAGAACCCGTACCTGGAACGTCCCGGCGGTGCCGATGCGGAGACCGCCTCCGTTGGGAACGGTGGCCCCGCCCCCGAGAACCAGGAGCCCGAGCGCGTGCCCAGGCCCCTGAGCCCCACCAAGCTGCTGCCTTTCATCTCCAACCCGTACCGCAACCAGAGCGACGTGGACCTGGAGGCGCTCCGGAAGAAGCTGTACAACGCTCCGCGGCCTCTTAAGAAGCGCAGCTCCATCACGGAGCCCGAAGGGCCCGCCGGCCCCAACATCCAGAAGCTCCTCTACCAGAAGACCACGCTGGCTGCCATGGAGACCACCGTGACCTCCCCCGGCCCTGCAGAGGAGGAGGTCGCCACTCTTCCCGACCCCGTCGTCCCCGAAGGACCCGTGCCGGAGGAGGAGCCGGAGCGGCCGCGGTCTGACCCGCCAGCACCTGTGACAGTGCTGAGGATTGACGGCGAGGACTTTGTCCCGCCACCGCCGCCCCCACACCCGGCCCCACGGCCCGAGGACGCCCTCCTGCCCCCGCCGCCTCCCCCCGTGATGGAGGACCAGGTGCTCGGGCTGCCGCTGCCCTCAGATGGCTACGCGGAGGAGTTCCCCCCGTACCCTCCTCCTCCGTATCCCAGCGGAGCTGAGCAGGAGGCTCTGGGAGAAGACACCTTCAGCATGAAACCTCCCGAAATCACGGGTCAGGTTCCACTACCCCCT GGCAAACGGACGAACCTGCGGAAGGCTGGGTCTGACCGCATCGATCACAACATGCGGGTGAAATTCAACCCCTTAGCCCTGCTGTTGGACTCCTCCCTGGAAGGAGAGTTTGACCTTGTGCAAAGGATCATCTATGAG GTTGAGGACCCGAGTCAGGCAAACGACGAAGGCATCACGGCGCTGCACAACGCCGTGTGCGCCGGCCACACCGAGATCGTCAAGTTCCTTGTGCAGTTCGGAGTCAACGTCAACGCTGCCGACAGCGACGGCTG gaccCCCCTGCACTGCGCTGCCTCATGCAACAACGTGCAGGTGTGCAAGTTCCTGGTGGAGTCCGGCGCCGCTGTCTTTGCTACCACCTACAGCGACATGCAGACGGCTGCGGACAAGTgcgaggagatggaggagggctACACCCAGTGCTCCCAGTTCCTCTACG GAGTCCAGGAGAAGATGGGCATCATGAACCGAGGCGTGGTGTACGCTCTGTGGGACTACGGCAGCGAGGAAGGCGACGAGCTCCAGTTCGGCGAGGGCGACTGCATGACCGTGCTGCGCAGGGAGGACGAGGACGAGGTCGAATGGTGGTGGGCGCGCATGGGAGACCGAGAGGGCTACGTCCCTAGGAACCTGCTCGGG CTGTATCCAAGAATAAAACCCAGGCAACGGAGCCTGGCTTAA
- the tp53bp2a gene encoding apoptosis-stimulating of p53 protein 2a isoform X3, giving the protein MFLTVYLSNNDQHFTEVPITPETICRDVVDLCKEPGEVDCHLAEVWRGSERAMGEGERMLELLQRWGARRGEVRFFLRHDRAPGGREAGNTRGVDQKRNGVKGPADRRMENGVAAPRMDMTLAELQEMAARQQQQIEAQQQLLASKEQRLRHLKQQDQRQQQQAAEQEKLQRLRDNVQKQEARLKKVRALKGQVEQKRISNGKLVEEIEQMNNLFQQKQRELVVAVSKVEELSRQLEMLKNGKMDALHDNQSSVAELDRLYRELQLRNTMNQEQNVKLQQQRENLNKRNQEVAAMDKRVGELRDRLWKKKAALQQKENLPPQISSFLDPAQIKNDFPVKEKPSKDAPVKVPPDGQAPPSVVPSRVAAVGPYIQSSTMPRGSVRQELPVKPTYPDGTSTLPAQERGVALAQGKLAAAGEERSGSSLERVEHSVDVALSFDEAMFLLKPLKELRDKRKGLQPTKWGGPGSEPISTHAASTLPRVASQGAAEQDDAEVLIRAQLQDRRARPVSMFEAAEPPAATLRKNQSSDDLVRDAQNGVKTMVKVPPPVPSKPRQVNLPSGVQMENSKLSLKSKPSNQQQGPHGRAALTPSQSSTLPLPSKQEAPPAATVRPFTPELPGAKDPGGQALPKPQTLAASSIYSMYTKQPGKGLQPGVQGALSRSQNRNNFVSMYSKPLIPPGPQPQHVENPYLERPGGADAETASVGNGGPAPENQEPERVPRPLSPTKLLPFISNPYRNQSDVDLEALRKKLYNAPRPLKKRSSITEPEGPAGPNIQKLLYQKTTLAAMETTVTSPGPAEEEVATLPDPVVPEGPVPEEEPERPRSDPPAPVTVLRIDGEDFVPPPPPPHPAPRPEDALLPPPPPPVMEDQVLGLPLPSDGYAEEFPPYPPPPYPSGAEQEALGEDTFSMKPPEITGQVPLPPGKRTNLRKAGSDRIDHNMRVKFNPLALLLDSSLEGEFDLVQRIIYEVEDPSQANDEGITALHNAVCAGHTEIVKFLVQFGVNVNAADSDGWTPLHCAASCNNVQVCKFLVESGAAVFATTYSDMQTAADKCEEMEEGYTQCSQFLYGVQEKMGIMNRGVVYALWDYGSEEGDELQFGEGDCMTVLRREDEDEVEWWWARMGDREGYVPRNLLGLYPRIKPRQRSLA; this is encoded by the exons ATGTTTCTGACCGTGTACCTCAGTAACAATGACCAGCATTTTACGGAGGTGCCCATCACCCCAGAGACGATCTGCCGTGACGTGGTGGACCTGTGTAAGGAGCCCGGAGAAGTGGACTGCCACCTGGCTGAGGTCTGGAGAGGCTCTG aGCGGGcgatgggagagggagagaggatgcTGGAGTTGCTGCAGCGTTGGGGGGCACGCAGGGGCGAGGTGCGCTTCTTCCTGCGACACGACCGCGCGCCCGGGGGCCGAGAGGCAG GGAATACCAGGGGCGTAGATCAGAAGAGGAACGGTGTTAAGGGACCGGCTGATAGGAGGATGGAGAACGGG GTGGCCGCCCCACGGATGGACATGACTCTGGCTGAGCTGCAGGAGATGGCCGCCCGGCAACAGCAGCAGATCGAGGCCCAGCAACAGCTCCTGGCCTCCAAG GAGCAACGTCTGCGCCACCTGAAGCAGCAGGACCAGAGGCAGCAACAGCAGGCGGCCGAGCAGGAGAAGCTGCAGCGTCTCCGCGATAACGTGCAGAAGCAGGAGGCCCGGCTGAAGAAGGTGCGCGCCCTGAAGGGCCAGGTGGAGCAGAAGCGCATCAGCAACGGCAAACTGG tggagGAGATCGAGCAGATGAACAACCTGTTCCAGCAGAAGCAGCGTGAGCTGGTGGTGGCCGTGTCTAAAGTGGAGGAGCTCAGCAGGCAGCTGGAGATGCTGAAGAACGGCAAAATGGATGCTCTCCACGACAACCAGAGCTCTGTTGCTGAACTGGATCGCCTCTACAGAGAACTTCAG CTGAGGAACACCATGAACCAGGAGCAGAACGTCAAGCTGCAACAGCAGCGCGAGAACCTGAACAAGCGCAACCAGGAGGTGGCCGCCATGGACAAGCGTGTGGGCGAGCTCCGTGACCGCCTCTGGAAGAAGAAGGCGGCCCTGCAGCAAAAGGAGAACCTACCG CCACAGATCTCGAGCTTCTTAGACCCTGCACAGATTAAA AATGACTTTCCGGTTAAGGAGAAGCCTTCCAAAGACGCCCCCGTCAAG GTGCCTCCCGACGGCCAGGCGCCTCCGTCGGTGGTTCCGTCCCGGGTTGCGGCGGTGGGGCCGTACATCCAGTCGTCCACCATGCCCCGTGGCTCGGTGAGGCAGGAGCTGCCGGTCAAGCCCACCTACCCCGACGGCACGTCCACGCTGCCTGCTCAAGAAAGGGGCGTGGCCCTCGCCCAGGGGAAACTTGCCGCAG CAGGAGAGGAGCGTTCGGGATCGTCATTAGAAAGGGTGGAGCACAGTGTTGATGTAGCGCTCAGCTTTGACG AAGCAATGTTCTTGCTTAAGCCACTGAAAGAGCTTCGGGACAAAAGAAAAG GGCTGCAGCCAACGAAGTGGGGTGGCCCCGGTTCAGAGCCCATCTCCACCCATgctgcctccaccctcccccgCGTGGCGAGCCAAGGCGCGGCCGAGCAAG ATGACGCGGAGGTGCTGATACGGGCTCAGCTTCAGGACCGTAGGGCACGCCCGGTCTCCATGTTCGAGGCCGCCGAACCACCGGCTGCAACCTTGCGCAAGAATCAAAGCAGCGACGACCTCGTCAGGGACGCCCAG AATGGCGTTAAAACCATGGTCAAGGTTCCGCCTCCGGTGCCGAGCAAACCCAGGCAGGTCAATCTGCCCTCCGGTGTTCAGATGGAGAACAGCAAGCTGTCCCTCAAGAGCAAGCCGTCCAATCAGCAGCAAGGCCCCCATGGCCGTGCTGCCCTTACCCCCTCGCAGAGCAGCACCTTGCCCCTGCCCTCCAAGCAGGAGGCCCCGCCGGCTGCCACCGTGCGGCCCTTCACCCCAGAGCTCCCGGGGGCAAAGGATCCGGGCGGGCAGGCCTTGCCCAAACCTCAGACGCTGGCGGCCAGCTCCATCTACTCCATGTATACGAAGCAGCCGGGCAAGGGCCTCCAACCGGGGGTGCAGGGGGCCCTGAGCCGCTCCCAGAACCGCAACAACTTCGTCAGCA tgtacTCGAAGCCGTTGATTCCACCTGGCCCACAGCCGCAGCACGTAGAGAACCCGTACCTGGAACGTCCCGGCGGTGCCGATGCGGAGACCGCCTCCGTTGGGAACGGTGGCCCCGCCCCCGAGAACCAGGAGCCCGAGCGCGTGCCCAGGCCCCTGAGCCCCACCAAGCTGCTGCCTTTCATCTCCAACCCGTACCGCAACCAGAGCGACGTGGACCTGGAGGCGCTCCGGAAGAAGCTGTACAACGCTCCGCGGCCTCTTAAGAAGCGCAGCTCCATCACGGAGCCCGAAGGGCCCGCCGGCCCCAACATCCAGAAGCTCCTCTACCAGAAGACCACGCTGGCTGCCATGGAGACCACCGTGACCTCCCCCGGCCCTGCAGAGGAGGAGGTCGCCACTCTTCCCGACCCCGTCGTCCCCGAAGGACCCGTGCCGGAGGAGGAGCCGGAGCGGCCGCGGTCTGACCCGCCAGCACCTGTGACAGTGCTGAGGATTGACGGCGAGGACTTTGTCCCGCCACCGCCGCCCCCACACCCGGCCCCACGGCCCGAGGACGCCCTCCTGCCCCCGCCGCCTCCCCCCGTGATGGAGGACCAGGTGCTCGGGCTGCCGCTGCCCTCAGATGGCTACGCGGAGGAGTTCCCCCCGTACCCTCCTCCTCCGTATCCCAGCGGAGCTGAGCAGGAGGCTCTGGGAGAAGACACCTTCAGCATGAAACCTCCCGAAATCACGGGTCAGGTTCCACTACCCCCT GGCAAACGGACGAACCTGCGGAAGGCTGGGTCTGACCGCATCGATCACAACATGCGGGTGAAATTCAACCCCTTAGCCCTGCTGTTGGACTCCTCCCTGGAAGGAGAGTTTGACCTTGTGCAAAGGATCATCTATGAG GTTGAGGACCCGAGTCAGGCAAACGACGAAGGCATCACGGCGCTGCACAACGCCGTGTGCGCCGGCCACACCGAGATCGTCAAGTTCCTTGTGCAGTTCGGAGTCAACGTCAACGCTGCCGACAGCGACGGCTG gaccCCCCTGCACTGCGCTGCCTCATGCAACAACGTGCAGGTGTGCAAGTTCCTGGTGGAGTCCGGCGCCGCTGTCTTTGCTACCACCTACAGCGACATGCAGACGGCTGCGGACAAGTgcgaggagatggaggagggctACACCCAGTGCTCCCAGTTCCTCTACG GAGTCCAGGAGAAGATGGGCATCATGAACCGAGGCGTGGTGTACGCTCTGTGGGACTACGGCAGCGAGGAAGGCGACGAGCTCCAGTTCGGCGAGGGCGACTGCATGACCGTGCTGCGCAGGGAGGACGAGGACGAGGTCGAATGGTGGTGGGCGCGCATGGGAGACCGAGAGGGCTACGTCCCTAGGAACCTGCTCGGG CTGTATCCAAGAATAAAACCCAGGCAACGGAGCCTGGCTTAA